A stretch of the bacterium genome encodes the following:
- a CDS encoding NADH-quinone oxidoreductase subunit A translates to MLFNFANVLIFLLVACGFVFVSLTLGHILRPKVPFPEKLTTYECGELPAENAWVNFNMRFYLLALLFIIFDVEIAFMFPVGAVFKQWIRDGHGVLALTEIAVFVGILLLGLVYAWTKGDLEWIKTVEAGDKNIGLQVMPRSSKV, encoded by the coding sequence ATGCTGTTTAACTTCGCGAATGTACTCATTTTTTTGCTCGTCGCGTGCGGCTTCGTCTTCGTGTCCCTGACCCTGGGGCACATCCTTCGTCCGAAGGTCCCGTTTCCTGAAAAGTTGACCACCTACGAGTGCGGCGAGCTCCCCGCGGAAAACGCCTGGGTCAATTTTAATATGCGCTTTTATCTCTTGGCGCTTCTGTTTATCATCTTTGACGTCGAAATCGCCTTCATGTTCCCCGTGGGAGCGGTCTTCAAACAGTGGATCCGCGACGGCCATGGGGTTCTCGCTCTCACCGAAATCGCCGTGTTCGTGGGCATCCTCCTCTTGGGCCTTGTCTATGCCTGGACCAAGGGGGATTTGGAATGGATCAAGACGGTCGAGGCCGGGGACAAGAATATCGGTCTCCAAGTGATGCCCCGGTCATCGAAGGTGTAA
- a CDS encoding NADH-quinone oxidoreductase subunit D: protein MELNTEEMLLNMGPQHPSTHGVIRFVVKTDGEVMNAAVPDIGYLHRSIEKIAEKATYNGFMPWTDRVDYLAAMNCNVAYAMAVEKLAGIEISRRAEYLRVIAMELNRIISHLLAVGSLGMDVGAYTPFVHALREREKANDLIEELCGQRLTYNYARIGGVIYDMTPNWDKKVLAFLDQFEPLVNEFDRLLTDAKILRKRLGGIGVVTAEDAINYNLVGPNLRGSGIMFDLRKDMPYSVYPELDFEIPVGTGEAGALGDCFDRYNVRMKEMRESVKILRQCFERIPAGEHQVKVPKKIRPPAGDTYVRTESTRGDLGVYLVSDGSDKACRVKFRCGSFNAMSIVEKISRGMMVADLIAFIASLDIVAPEIDR from the coding sequence ATGGAATTGAACACGGAAGAAATGTTGCTCAACATGGGGCCGCAGCACCCCTCCACCCACGGCGTCATCCGCTTCGTGGTGAAGACGGACGGAGAGGTCATGAACGCGGCTGTGCCCGACATCGGCTATCTGCACCGCTCCATCGAGAAGATCGCGGAAAAGGCCACCTACAACGGGTTCATGCCGTGGACTGACCGCGTGGACTACCTGGCCGCCATGAACTGCAACGTCGCGTACGCTATGGCCGTGGAAAAGCTGGCGGGCATCGAGATCTCCCGCCGAGCGGAGTACCTGCGCGTGATCGCGATGGAGTTGAACCGCATCATCTCCCACCTGCTCGCGGTGGGCTCGCTCGGCATGGACGTCGGGGCTTACACGCCCTTCGTTCACGCGCTCCGCGAGCGCGAAAAAGCGAACGACCTCATCGAAGAGCTGTGCGGCCAGCGGCTCACCTACAACTACGCCCGGATCGGCGGCGTCATCTACGACATGACGCCCAACTGGGACAAGAAAGTCCTGGCCTTCCTGGACCAGTTCGAACCCCTGGTGAACGAATTCGACCGGCTTTTGACCGACGCCAAGATCCTCAGAAAACGTCTGGGAGGGATCGGCGTCGTCACGGCCGAGGACGCGATCAACTACAACCTCGTGGGCCCGAACCTGCGCGGATCGGGCATCATGTTCGACCTGCGTAAGGACATGCCGTACTCGGTCTACCCCGAGCTCGATTTTGAGATTCCCGTCGGAACCGGCGAGGCCGGCGCCCTCGGCGATTGTTTCGACCGTTACAACGTCCGCATGAAGGAGATGCGCGAGTCGGTGAAGATCCTGCGCCAGTGCTTCGAGCGCATTCCGGCGGGCGAGCACCAGGTCAAGGTCCCCAAGAAGATCCGCCCGCCCGCGGGCGACACCTACGTGCGGACCGAAAGCACGCGCGGCGACCTGGGGGTTTACCTCGTCAGCGACGGAAGCGACAAGGCCTGCCGTGTGAAATTCCGCTGCGGATCGTTCAACGCCATGAGCATCGTGGAGAAGATCAGCCGGGGCATGATGGTGGCGGACTTGATCGCCTTCATCGCGAGCTTGGACATCGTCGCCCCCGAAATCGATCGTTAA
- a CDS encoding NADH-quinone oxidoreductase subunit C, translating to MTLEHIQRKLSEFFKGVPIELVEGAKNPVSQAQTGDSCLVVPADKIKDVCKTLKTIEQFSFDCLSNLTAVDRKDKFEVVYHLFSYKHRHSLTLKAILPREDSAHVETLEDLWGCANWLEREVYDLFGIKFDNHSDLRRIMLPDDWIGHPLRKDYKEEEDYHGISTTRPSLLSS from the coding sequence ATGACATTGGAGCACATCCAAAGGAAGCTTTCCGAATTCTTCAAGGGCGTGCCGATCGAGCTCGTCGAGGGCGCGAAAAATCCCGTCTCGCAGGCCCAGACGGGCGATTCCTGCCTCGTGGTGCCGGCCGACAAGATCAAGGACGTTTGCAAGACGCTCAAGACGATCGAACAGTTCTCCTTCGACTGCCTCTCGAACCTCACCGCCGTCGACCGGAAGGACAAGTTCGAGGTCGTCTATCATCTCTTTTCTTACAAGCACCGCCATTCTTTGACCTTGAAGGCAATCCTCCCTCGCGAAGATTCGGCCCACGTCGAAACCTTGGAAGACCTATGGGGCTGCGCCAACTGGCTGGAGCGCGAGGTCTACGACCTCTTCGGGATCAAGTTTGACAACCACTCCGACCTCCGGCGGATCATGCTCCCGGACGACTGGATCGGGCATCCGTTGCGCAAGGACTATAAAGAGGAAGAGGACTACCACGGGATTTCAACGACGAGACCGTCGTTGTTGTCGTCATAA
- the nuoH gene encoding NADH-quinone oxidoreductase subunit NuoH, with amino-acid sequence MQKLADLLIQKIPALQSIPADFVYLAVQVVFALVMLMAFVAPFAGIISWVERRVAARMMDRVGPNRVGPQGFFQWIADGIKSILKEDIIPTAADPILFRLAPYLVFAGMFAAFVTVPFSSGLIIADLNVGIFYLIAVTSIVVVGILMSGWASNNKYSLLGGMRSAAQIVSYEIPSGLAILVVVFLTGSLSIQDIIKGQGAYPWQWYLFDNPFMPVAFLSLFIASLAEGNRTPFDIPEAESELVSGYSTEYSGMRFVFFYFEEWANIYLIAAVGTALFLGGWQIPPEVKTWASAFGGGVGLVLPHALEFATFFLKAAVIVFVVIWIRWTLPRIRVDQLMSLCWKYLTPFGFAASLGVAIWMVLFPQGVTAVRYALCAGAALTLLYFFYRVAYQVWYSRQPVHVNPFV; translated from the coding sequence ATGCAAAAGCTCGCAGACCTCCTCATTCAGAAGATTCCGGCCCTGCAGTCGATCCCGGCGGATTTCGTGTATCTGGCCGTCCAGGTCGTCTTTGCCCTCGTCATGCTCATGGCCTTCGTGGCGCCCTTCGCGGGAATCATCTCCTGGGTCGAACGGCGCGTCGCGGCCCGCATGATGGACCGCGTGGGACCCAACCGCGTGGGGCCCCAGGGATTCTTCCAGTGGATTGCGGACGGCATCAAGTCGATCCTCAAGGAAGACATCATCCCGACGGCGGCGGACCCGATCCTGTTCCGGCTCGCGCCTTACCTCGTCTTCGCCGGCATGTTCGCGGCTTTCGTAACGGTGCCCTTCTCCAGCGGGCTCATCATCGCGGACCTGAACGTCGGAATCTTTTACCTGATCGCCGTGACCTCGATCGTCGTCGTCGGCATCCTCATGTCCGGCTGGGCCTCGAACAACAAGTATTCGCTCTTGGGCGGCATGCGGTCGGCCGCGCAGATCGTCTCCTACGAAATTCCCTCGGGGCTCGCGATCCTCGTCGTCGTCTTCCTGACGGGATCGCTCTCGATCCAGGACATCATCAAAGGCCAGGGCGCCTACCCCTGGCAGTGGTACCTCTTCGACAACCCGTTCATGCCCGTCGCCTTTCTCTCCCTCTTCATCGCGTCGCTCGCCGAGGGCAACCGGACGCCTTTCGACATCCCGGAGGCGGAGAGCGAACTCGTTTCCGGCTACTCCACGGAGTACAGCGGCATGCGCTTCGTGTTCTTCTACTTCGAGGAATGGGCGAATATTTACCTCATCGCCGCCGTCGGGACCGCCCTGTTCCTCGGAGGTTGGCAGATCCCTCCCGAGGTCAAGACCTGGGCCTCCGCCTTCGGCGGAGGCGTCGGACTGGTTCTCCCGCACGCGCTCGAATTCGCGACGTTCTTCCTCAAGGCGGCCGTCATCGTCTTCGTCGTCATTTGGATCCGTTGGACGCTGCCTCGCATCCGCGTCGACCAGCTCATGAGCCTGTGCTGGAAGTACCTCACTCCGTTCGGGTTCGCCGCGTCGCTGGGTGTGGCGATCTGGATGGTCCTCTTTCCTCAGGGCGTGACGGCGGTTCGCTACGCGCTGTGCGCGGGGGCGGCCTTGACCCTTTTGTACTTTTTCTATCGCGTCGCCTATCAGGTTTGGTATAGCCGGCAACCGGTTCACGTGAATCCGTTTGTATGA
- a CDS encoding NADH-quinone oxidoreductase subunit B family protein, producing the protein MLTLKNQLPASVITTKVDDLLNWGRASSLWYMLFGLACCGIEMMQTGGPRADLDRFGSVPRASPRQSDLMIVAGTLTYKMALRTKVLYDQMPEPKYVISMGSCANCGGLFQPAYSVVKGVDKIIPVDVYVPGCPPRPEALTEGLLKIQEKMRREKFLVKKDSLVA; encoded by the coding sequence ATGCTGACGCTTAAGAACCAGCTCCCGGCCTCCGTCATCACCACGAAGGTGGACGACCTCCTCAACTGGGGGCGCGCCTCGTCGCTCTGGTACATGCTCTTCGGGCTCGCCTGTTGCGGCATCGAGATGATGCAGACCGGCGGCCCGCGCGCCGACCTCGACCGCTTCGGGAGCGTGCCCCGCGCCTCGCCGCGTCAGTCCGACTTGATGATCGTCGCCGGCACGCTCACCTACAAGATGGCCCTCCGAACCAAGGTCCTCTACGATCAGATGCCGGAACCCAAATATGTGATCTCGATGGGCAGTTGCGCCAACTGCGGCGGCCTCTTCCAGCCGGCCTACTCCGTGGTCAAGGGCGTGGACAAGATCATCCCGGTGGACGTCTACGTTCCGGGCTGCCCGCCCCGCCCAGAGGCACTCACAGAGGGCTTGTTGAAAATCCAGGAAAAGATGAGGCGGGAGAAATTCCTGGTGAAAAAGGACAGTCTGGTCGCCTAA
- a CDS encoding NADH-quinone oxidoreductase subunit I, whose translation MTYLRNIVETATTVFEGMSITFSHLFRKPVTIQYPDKTERPLSEMLPDRFRGFLKVDMEICTACLACMNDCPIDCILIKTKKDETSPTKERVLTQFDIDLAKCMYCGLCTEPCPTGAIHFTREFERATEDINDLLFKFVPEGQVIVPYKAPKKEAAGAGAAEEAEAT comes from the coding sequence ATGACCTATCTAAGAAACATTGTTGAGACCGCGACGACCGTCTTTGAGGGGATGTCGATCACGTTTTCGCACCTCTTCCGCAAACCGGTGACGATCCAATATCCCGACAAGACCGAGCGGCCGCTCTCGGAGATGCTGCCGGACCGGTTCCGCGGCTTCCTCAAGGTGGACATGGAGATCTGCACGGCCTGCCTCGCGTGCATGAACGACTGCCCCATCGACTGCATCCTCATCAAGACCAAGAAGGACGAGACGTCCCCGACGAAAGAGCGCGTGCTCACCCAGTTCGACATCGACTTGGCCAAGTGCATGTACTGCGGCCTCTGCACGGAGCCTTGCCCGACGGGCGCCATCCACTTCACCCGGGAGTTCGAGCGGGCGACCGAGGACATCAACGACCTGCTCTTCAAGTTCGTGCCGGAGGGCCAGGTGATCGTTCCGTACAAGGCCCCCAAGAAGGAAGCCGCCGGCGCCGGAGCCGCCGAGGAGGCGGAAGCCACATGA
- a CDS encoding NADH-quinone oxidoreductase subunit J, whose product MMPDLKDAAFLLIAGFTIVSAAGVAFSRKVLYSAFSLLGTLAGAAGFFILLSSDFIAVTQVLIYVGGILILIIFAVMLTNKIGDVKLTNQVVNYKVAVPISVALAIFLISTLTSGVWVEKDAPGASPYTSMVAPIGNALLKEYLLPFEVVSIVLLGALVGAMVIVRREVK is encoded by the coding sequence ATGATGCCCGACCTCAAGGACGCGGCGTTTCTCCTCATCGCCGGATTCACGATCGTCTCCGCGGCGGGCGTCGCTTTCTCGCGCAAGGTCCTTTATTCGGCATTTTCCCTCTTGGGGACGTTGGCCGGCGCGGCGGGGTTCTTCATTCTCCTTTCGAGCGATTTCATCGCCGTCACGCAGGTCCTCATCTACGTGGGAGGCATCCTCATCCTGATCATCTTCGCCGTCATGCTCACGAACAAGATCGGCGACGTGAAGCTCACCAACCAGGTGGTGAACTACAAGGTCGCGGTCCCCATCTCCGTCGCCCTGGCGATCTTCCTGATCTCGACGTTGACCTCCGGGGTTTGGGTGGAAAAGGATGCCCCCGGCGCCTCCCCATACACGTCCATGGTCGCCCCGATCGGAAACGCCCTTTTGAAGGAATATCTTCTGCCGTTCGAGGTCGTTTCGATCGTCCTCTTGGGCGCCCTGGTGGGCGCGATGGTGATCGTCCGGCGGGAGGTGAAATGA
- the metG gene encoding methionine--tRNA ligase: MRGKFYITTAIDYVNSLPHLGTAYEKIAADAIARFKRMEGYDVHFQMGNDEHSANVKKEADKRGIDAKKYCDEMRVKFEAIWKSLEISYDDFIQTSEPRHHRGVTAFIELVRKNSPNDLFEKEYEGWYCESCEAFQTEKDLVDGKCPNHKTTPKWLKERNYFFRLSAYREKLLKHYKDHPEFILPEIRRNEVVRFVETELQDISVSRASFPWGIPFPNDPTHVVYVWFDALVNYLSAIGFGDPKKGDSRRLWPADLHVVGKDITRFHCVIWPAMLMSAGLPIPKTVFGHGFVFLKGEKMSKSLGNVLTPLDIVPRFGADALRYYLLRESSFGSDGDFTWDNFIKRYNSDLANDVGNLLNRTLGMANRYLSGVIRRPTVPEQEEEKPLREVVAGVLSKVRTEMDYAAQGDVDFHTALASVWEVIAAADKYIDTSAPWKLAKDGKTAEIGRVLYNVADTLRNVALLISPFIPAAARKIWEQLGLTRTLDFEKQTFENVAWGKTPDTNVTEGTPIFPRIEPPETKTGDKKMATTAAPADGLLDIADFAKVDLRVAEVKQAEKVEGADKLLKLQVEIGGVPRQIVAGIAQHYTPEEIVGKKVVVVANLKPAKIRGVESNGMLLAASDENGLSVVTLDRLGLASGAKVK, translated from the coding sequence ATGCGCGGAAAATTCTACATCACGACGGCGATCGATTACGTGAACAGCCTGCCCCACCTGGGGACGGCCTACGAAAAGATCGCGGCCGATGCCATCGCGCGCTTCAAGCGGATGGAAGGCTACGACGTCCATTTTCAGATGGGCAACGACGAGCACAGCGCCAACGTCAAGAAGGAGGCCGACAAGCGCGGGATCGACGCCAAGAAATATTGCGACGAGATGAGGGTCAAATTCGAGGCGATCTGGAAGTCGCTGGAGATTTCCTATGACGACTTCATCCAGACCTCCGAGCCGCGGCACCACCGGGGCGTCACGGCCTTCATCGAGCTCGTCCGGAAGAACAGCCCGAACGATCTCTTCGAAAAAGAATATGAGGGTTGGTACTGCGAATCGTGCGAGGCCTTCCAGACGGAGAAGGACCTGGTGGACGGCAAATGCCCCAACCACAAGACGACCCCGAAATGGCTCAAGGAGAGAAATTACTTCTTCCGTCTCTCGGCCTATCGGGAAAAACTTCTGAAACATTACAAGGACCATCCCGAGTTCATCCTGCCTGAAATCCGCAGGAACGAGGTGGTCCGTTTCGTCGAGACAGAGCTCCAGGACATCAGCGTCTCCCGCGCGAGTTTTCCCTGGGGCATCCCGTTCCCGAACGATCCGACGCACGTCGTTTACGTCTGGTTCGACGCCCTGGTGAACTACCTGAGCGCCATCGGTTTCGGCGATCCGAAAAAAGGAGACAGCCGGAGGCTGTGGCCGGCGGACCTTCACGTGGTCGGCAAGGACATTACGCGTTTTCACTGCGTGATCTGGCCGGCGATGCTGATGAGCGCGGGGCTCCCGATTCCCAAGACCGTCTTCGGGCACGGCTTCGTCTTTCTCAAGGGAGAGAAGATGAGCAAGAGCCTGGGGAACGTGCTCACGCCCCTCGACATCGTGCCCCGGTTCGGCGCGGACGCACTCCGCTACTATTTGCTGCGGGAGTCGAGCTTCGGTTCCGACGGCGATTTCACCTGGGACAATTTCATCAAGCGGTACAACAGCGACCTGGCGAACGACGTCGGCAACCTTCTCAACCGGACGCTGGGGATGGCCAATCGGTATTTGAGCGGAGTGATCCGGCGCCCGACGGTCCCCGAACAAGAGGAGGAAAAGCCTTTGCGCGAGGTCGTTGCGGGTGTTTTGAGCAAGGTGCGAACGGAAATGGATTATGCCGCCCAGGGCGACGTCGATTTTCACACGGCCCTCGCCTCCGTTTGGGAAGTCATCGCCGCGGCGGACAAGTACATAGACACCTCGGCGCCCTGGAAACTCGCGAAGGACGGCAAGACCGCCGAAATCGGCCGCGTGCTTTACAACGTCGCCGACACGCTGCGGAACGTCGCCCTTCTGATCAGCCCCTTCATCCCTGCGGCGGCCAGGAAGATTTGGGAACAGCTGGGGCTCACCCGCACGCTCGATTTCGAAAAGCAGACCTTTGAAAACGTCGCCTGGGGAAAGACCCCGGATACGAACGTCACGGAGGGGACGCCCATCTTCCCCCGCATCGAACCGCCCGAAACGAAAACAGGAGACAAGAAAATGGCAACCACCGCCGCACCCGCCGATGGCCTCTTGGACATCGCCGACTTCGCGAAGGTCGATCTCCGCGTCGCCGAGGTGAAGCAGGCCGAAAAGGTCGAAGGGGCCGACAAGCTCTTGAAGCTCCAAGTCGAGATCGGCGGTGTGCCCCGGCAGATCGTCGCGGGCATCGCGCAGCACTACACGCCCGAAGAGATCGTGGGCAAAAAAGTGGTGGTCGTGGCCAATTTGAAGCCCGCCAAGATCCGCGGCGTGGAATCGAACGGCATGCTCCTCGCCGCCAGCGACGAGAACGGGCTCTCCGTGGTGACCCTCGACCGCCTGGGCCTCGCCAGCGGCGCCAAGGTGAAGTAA
- the nuoK gene encoding NADH-quinone oxidoreductase subunit NuoK has protein sequence MITLNSCLAVTAILFALGLYNVMTRKNAVGLLMGVELILNAASINFVAFSHFNGNHVGGNVFSLFLIVLAASEAAVALAIVVSIYKQFGTINADEADSLKG, from the coding sequence ATGATCACCTTGAATTCCTGCTTGGCCGTCACGGCGATCCTCTTCGCCCTCGGTCTCTACAACGTCATGACCCGCAAGAACGCCGTGGGCCTGCTCATGGGCGTGGAGTTGATCCTCAACGCGGCCTCGATCAACTTTGTCGCCTTCTCGCACTTCAACGGCAATCACGTCGGCGGCAACGTCTTTTCGCTTTTTCTGATCGTCCTGGCGGCGTCGGAGGCGGCCGTCGCCCTGGCCATCGTCGTCTCGATCTACAAGCAGTTCGGGACCATCAACGCCGACGAGGCTGATTCATTGAAGGGATAA
- a CDS encoding protein phosphatase 2C domain-containing protein — protein MPATPFVHLQSFLTEVSRLPAPDQISLVQSANLALEGRGPQEDLLALRDAAQSVLRKISGDTALPPQSILWTRWSESGQDTGVGLLCTTPHGRLVLLPEGFDADRLSFDQPVDDPITLGALAALCPEHASLFPPSPARNERRSLRNAAGREAGWDHVVCGGAEGTVSDAASMLSGVTSLGDGVNQEDGLYLARFRTGDGRTVRILAGADGLGGAALGEEASKAALLGVQAGVIRALAENRIPLAGDLFEDARTALVDRVNALESARERPFQKNAEPNTVIAIAVLVDDLATVATAGDFLVTYSFRDESGNVVTAGCSEVDAYSDHGVYSTLLEGPVRLCQVRMRPGSWLCLGSDGLFGSLMQGFKTRFSSFLRYEGGTPRPEQRLLHNLNHILRHTPPAGVAQALFDSSMGRSEIPGLGPITCEFDNKTALASHWGEDISRDPFLAPGHYADLNRVFPGDQYVYDSRIFRVQMTPALSEISIGRSPHPGGLPMMVLPDEKLEPLHARIVREGGNPEVLFFVEKLVGRGRIVLFDKHDNKIAAILRKGSRHPVRPGDLIRLTHKTFLRFNGI, from the coding sequence ATGCCGGCGACCCCCTTCGTCCATCTCCAATCCTTTTTGACCGAAGTCTCCCGCCTCCCGGCGCCCGATCAGATCTCCCTGGTGCAGAGCGCCAATCTGGCCCTCGAGGGGCGGGGTCCCCAGGAAGACCTGCTGGCCCTGCGGGACGCGGCCCAGTCCGTCCTCCGGAAAATTTCGGGTGATACCGCCCTCCCTCCCCAATCCATCCTGTGGACCCGCTGGTCCGAAAGCGGCCAGGACACCGGCGTCGGCCTCTTGTGCACCACGCCCCACGGCCGCCTCGTCCTCCTGCCGGAGGGTTTCGACGCCGACCGCCTTTCTTTCGACCAACCCGTCGATGATCCGATCACGCTGGGGGCCCTGGCGGCCCTGTGTCCGGAGCACGCCTCCCTCTTCCCGCCGTCCCCCGCGCGCAACGAACGACGGTCCCTCCGCAATGCGGCCGGAAGGGAGGCGGGATGGGACCACGTCGTCTGCGGCGGCGCCGAGGGTACGGTGAGCGACGCCGCCTCCATGCTCTCCGGCGTGACCTCCCTCGGGGACGGGGTCAACCAGGAGGATGGCCTGTATTTGGCCCGCTTCCGGACAGGCGACGGACGCACCGTCCGCATCCTGGCGGGCGCCGATGGGCTGGGCGGAGCCGCGCTGGGAGAAGAGGCGTCGAAGGCGGCCCTTTTGGGCGTCCAAGCCGGTGTCATCCGGGCCCTCGCGGAGAACAGGATCCCGCTGGCCGGGGACCTTTTCGAAGACGCGCGCACAGCCCTGGTCGATCGCGTCAACGCCCTTGAATCGGCGCGTGAACGGCCGTTCCAGAAAAATGCGGAGCCCAATACGGTCATCGCGATCGCCGTCTTGGTCGACGACCTGGCGACCGTCGCGACGGCCGGGGATTTTCTCGTCACCTACAGCTTCAGGGACGAAAGCGGCAATGTCGTCACCGCCGGCTGCTCGGAGGTGGACGCCTACAGCGACCACGGCGTCTACTCGACCCTCCTGGAAGGGCCGGTGCGTCTCTGCCAGGTCCGCATGAGGCCGGGAAGCTGGCTCTGCCTGGGGAGCGACGGGCTTTTCGGAAGCCTCATGCAAGGCTTTAAGACGCGTTTTTCCTCGTTCCTGCGCTACGAAGGCGGCACGCCCCGTCCCGAGCAAAGGCTGCTGCACAACCTGAATCACATCCTCCGCCACACGCCGCCCGCCGGCGTCGCTCAGGCGCTCTTTGATAGCTCGATGGGGAGAAGTGAAATCCCCGGCCTCGGCCCGATCACCTGCGAATTTGATAACAAGACCGCCCTGGCCTCTCATTGGGGAGAGGACATTTCCCGCGATCCCTTCCTGGCGCCGGGACACTACGCCGACCTGAACCGCGTTTTCCCCGGGGACCAATACGTCTACGACTCACGGATCTTCCGCGTCCAGATGACGCCCGCGCTCTCCGAGATCTCCATCGGTCGCAGCCCTCACCCCGGCGGTCTCCCGATGATGGTCCTCCCGGACGAAAAGCTGGAACCCCTCCACGCCCGCATCGTGAGGGAAGGCGGCAACCCGGAAGTCCTCTTCTTCGTGGAGAAACTCGTCGGCCGCGGCCGCATCGTCCTCTTCGACAAGCACGACAACAAAATCGCCGCGATCCTTCGCAAGGGCTCGCGCCATCCGGTCCGGCCCGGCGATCTGATCCGTCTCACGCACAAGACCTTTTTGCGCTTCAATGGGATCTGA